The following coding sequences are from one Pseudomonas oryzae window:
- a CDS encoding enoyl-CoA hydratase, producing MNYETLLVEIRERVALITLNRPQALNALNSQLVGELNQALDRLEADPQIGCIVLTGSSKAFAAGADIKELADMTYPQIYHDDHFAQADRIAARRKPVIAAVSGYALGGGCELALMCDFIYAADSARFGLPEITLGVLPGIGGTQRLTRAIGRAKAMEMCLTGRMMDAAEAEVAGLVARVFPADSLLEKTLEAAHAIAGKSLTAAMLIKECINRVDETSLSEGVRFERRVFHSVFATADQKEGMAAFVEKRAPNFTHR from the coding sequence ATGAACTACGAAACCCTGCTGGTGGAGATCCGCGAGCGCGTCGCGCTGATCACCCTCAACCGTCCCCAGGCGCTCAATGCGCTCAACTCCCAACTGGTCGGCGAGCTCAACCAGGCGCTCGACCGCCTGGAGGCCGACCCGCAGATCGGCTGCATCGTCCTCACCGGCTCCAGCAAGGCCTTCGCCGCCGGTGCGGACATCAAGGAACTGGCGGACATGACCTATCCGCAGATCTACCACGACGACCACTTCGCGCAAGCCGACCGCATCGCCGCGCGGCGCAAGCCGGTCATCGCCGCGGTGTCCGGCTACGCGCTGGGCGGCGGCTGCGAGCTGGCGCTGATGTGCGACTTCATCTACGCCGCCGACAGCGCGCGCTTCGGCCTGCCGGAGATCACCCTCGGCGTGCTGCCGGGCATCGGTGGCACCCAGCGCCTGACCCGCGCCATCGGCCGCGCCAAGGCCATGGAGATGTGCCTGACCGGGCGCATGATGGACGCCGCCGAGGCCGAGGTCGCCGGGCTGGTGGCGCGGGTGTTCCCGGCCGACAGCCTGCTGGAGAAGACCCTCGAGGCGGCCCACGCCATCGCCGGCAAGTCGCTGACCGCGGCGATGCTGATCAAGGAGTGCATCAACCGCGTCGACGAGACCAGCCTCAGCGAGGGCGTGCGCTTCGAGCGGCGGGTGTTCCACTCGGTGTTCGCCACCGCCGACCAGAAGGAGGGCATGGCGGCCTTCGTCGAGAAGCGCGCGCCGAACTTCACCCATCGCTGA